The Pseudomonas sp. R4-35-07 nucleotide sequence GAAAGTGTTCTGCAGCTTGCGGTACGCCAGCGGATTAAAGTGTTTTTTCGACCGCCTGGGTTGCCGGGTAGTGCGGTAGAGGCACCGACTCAGCTTAAATGGACGTTAAATAAACGTTCTCAGACTGCCGTACTGAAGGTTGAGAACCCAAGTCGATTTCATGTGTCGTTGACTGGATTGAGTTTGAGAGGCGCTGGTTACAATGATTTTCTAATGGGGGAGGGGCGTATGGTCGCCCCTAGTGAGAATGTAGAAATACCAGTCAATCCAATGGCTTCGGCTGCCAGTCTCAAATTGAATTTCAACGTCATTAATGATTACGGCGGACAGAACTCATATACGGCTGATCTATATATAGATAAAGTCAGTTCCGCTACGCCGAATACATTGGCTGACAAATAATTTTTATTCGCCAAGTTCTGTTGTACTGTCGAAAGGTTTGTTCTTGTGTTTTTTATGAAAAAAATCAGTGCTGAAAATCGCTCGGGTCTGTCCGCGCGCGTGCAGGAAAGCACGGCGGCACCTCACGACTTGGCGGATAAAGGTTTTAGACTTCGTAAGCTCGCTCTTGCAGTTGC carries:
- a CDS encoding molecular chaperone; the protein is MFNKALFSFSLFLLTFFVNHSQAAISLGATRVIFDAKHQEASLSVLNQGGEDVLVQSWLESDSADFNISSFAVTPPLSRLSKEGRQQLRILYSGEGVPLDRESIAWLNVQEIPQKVNGESVLQLAVRQRIKVFFRPPGLPGSAVEAPTQLKWTLNKRSQTAVLKVENPSRFHVSLTGLSLRGAGYNDFLMGEGRMVAPSENVEIPVNPMASAASLKLNFNVINDYGGQNSYTADLYIDKVSSATPNTLADK